A stretch of Candidatus Sulfotelmatobacter sp. DNA encodes these proteins:
- the lpdA gene encoding dihydrolipoyl dehydrogenase: MASFTVDALVIGAGPGGYHAAIRLGQLGKKVVCFDRDEVGGVCLNWGCIPTKALLHVGEITRQIDHAAEIGLKVPKAEIDRAGVAAFKDKVVKANVGGVNQLFKANNVEFAYGDASFVSKNVVSLKKKDGTTDEYTAPAIVIATGSAPVDVKAWPRDGETIINSDDAVKLERIPKNLLVVGGGVIGLEFATVYTRLGAKVLVVEAMPNILTGTDLEISKTLGRILKKQGVEIALNTKVGALEKTGKHAVKATINGEFTSGKDETREFDMVLVAVGRRPVTDTLNLAAAGLAVNDKGFLEVDAQRRTTVDGIFAIGDVAGAPLLAHKAMKEGVVAAEVIAGDRASAFDPVAVPNCVYTDPEVATVGLSEEEAKAAGHEIVVGKMALIASGRARTMNETDGMIKLIADAKTDLLLGMHIIAPQAESLIGEGVIALEMGATAEDVGLSIHPHPTLTESIMDAAEFIHGKAIHIVNPKPKKQPAAV, from the coding sequence ATGGCATCGTTCACCGTCGACGCGCTCGTCATCGGCGCCGGCCCGGGCGGCTACCACGCCGCGATCCGGCTCGGCCAGCTCGGCAAGAAGGTCGTCTGCTTCGACCGCGACGAGGTCGGCGGGGTCTGCCTGAACTGGGGCTGCATCCCGACCAAGGCCCTCCTGCACGTCGGCGAGATCACCCGCCAGATCGACCACGCCGCCGAGATCGGCCTGAAGGTCCCCAAGGCCGAGATCGACCGCGCGGGCGTGGCCGCGTTCAAGGACAAGGTCGTCAAGGCCAACGTCGGCGGCGTCAACCAGCTCTTCAAGGCCAACAACGTCGAGTTCGCCTACGGCGACGCCTCGTTCGTGAGCAAGAACGTCGTCTCGCTCAAGAAGAAAGACGGCACGACCGACGAGTACACCGCGCCGGCGATCGTCATCGCCACCGGCTCGGCGCCGGTCGACGTGAAGGCGTGGCCGCGCGACGGCGAGACGATCATCAACAGCGACGACGCGGTCAAGCTCGAGCGCATTCCCAAGAACCTGCTGGTCGTCGGCGGCGGCGTGATCGGCCTCGAGTTCGCGACCGTCTACACGCGCCTGGGCGCGAAGGTGCTCGTCGTCGAGGCGATGCCGAACATCCTGACCGGCACGGATCTCGAGATCTCGAAGACGCTCGGCCGCATCCTCAAGAAGCAGGGCGTCGAGATCGCGCTCAACACCAAGGTCGGCGCCCTCGAGAAGACCGGCAAGCACGCGGTCAAGGCGACGATCAACGGCGAGTTCACCAGCGGCAAGGACGAGACGCGCGAGTTCGACATGGTGCTGGTCGCGGTCGGCCGCCGCCCCGTGACCGACACGCTCAACCTTGCCGCCGCCGGCCTCGCCGTCAACGACAAGGGCTTCCTCGAGGTCGACGCGCAGCGCCGCACGACGGTGGACGGCATCTTCGCGATCGGCGACGTCGCCGGCGCGCCGCTGCTGGCGCACAAGGCGATGAAGGAAGGCGTCGTCGCCGCGGAAGTGATCGCGGGCGACCGCGCTTCGGCGTTCGATCCGGTCGCGGTGCCGAACTGCGTCTACACCGATCCCGAGGTCGCGACGGTCGGGCTGTCCGAGGAAGAGGCGAAGGCGGCCGGACACGAGATCGTCGTCGGCAAGATGGCGCTGATCGCGTCGGGCCGCGCGCGCACGATGAACGAGACCGACGGCATGATCAAGCTGATCGCCGACGCCAAGACCGACCTGCTGCTGGGCATGCACATCATCGCGCCGCAGGCGGAATCGCTGATCGGCGAAGGCGTCATCGCGCTCGAGATGGGCGCGACCGCCGAAGACGTCGGCCTCTCGATCCACCCCCATCCGACGCTGACCGAGTCGATCATGGACGCCGCCGAGTTCATCCACGGCAAGGCGATCCACATCGTCAACCCCAAGCCGAAGAAGCAGCCCGCGGCGGTCTAG
- a CDS encoding rhodanese-like domain-containing protein, translating to MSITEISADALLGMAPADVTILDVGQHAGKAEIRGAVRYRPHDLLRPDHLVLPLAPEKPVVLYDADGRGDLTRKVADRLASSGYGDVRILLNGFAAWTQIDGPTQEASLEQMVPPAEPDEVQALDRRL from the coding sequence ATGAGCATCACGGAGATCAGCGCCGACGCGCTGCTCGGCATGGCCCCCGCCGACGTGACCATCCTCGACGTCGGCCAACACGCCGGCAAAGCGGAGATCCGCGGCGCGGTGCGCTACCGCCCGCATGACCTGCTGCGCCCCGATCACCTCGTGCTCCCGCTCGCACCCGAGAAGCCGGTCGTCCTGTACGACGCGGACGGGCGCGGCGATCTCACTCGCAAGGTCGCGGACCGTTTGGCCTCGTCCGGCTACGGCGACGTGCGGATCCTGCTCAACGGCTTCGCGGCCTGGACCCAGATCGACGGACCGACACAAGAGGCGTCGCTCGAGCAGATGGTCCCGCCGGCCGAGCCCGACGAAGTGCAAGCGCTCGACCGCCGCCTCTGA
- a CDS encoding MFS transporter, with protein MTDGLPLPRRRVAYLALAISVAMSVLDGSIANTALPTIARDLHADVSASIWVVNGFQLAVTATLLAFASLGQLRGAARIYRLGVVVFMLGSLASALSHTLPLLIAARAFQGIGASAIMSISPAILREIFPRAQLGRALGLNALVVATSSAAGPTIGGFILALAPWPWLFAVNVPFGVLNIALNSALPGDERAGGWPDLVSVVTSALAFSLAIWGLDGFARAEPLWEIAVWIGAGVVAAVVFVRRQFTLERPMIALDLFRIPPFAMAAATSLATFTAQGLAYIALPFFFQEALGRTPLESGLLLTAWPLSIAVVAPIAGRLADRYPVGILATLGLAVLTVGLGSYAGMPAHPSAAMIVGHGVICGLGFGFFQSPNNRELIGSAPRSKSASASGLLAAIRVGGQTVGTALVAIVFGLFGASIAHGTPTATIVGRAAPVALWVACGCAGIATLASALRLFQRGTHPA; from the coding sequence GTGACCGACGGGCTGCCCCTCCCGCGGCGGCGCGTCGCCTATCTCGCGCTGGCGATCTCGGTCGCCATGTCGGTGCTCGACGGCTCGATCGCCAACACGGCGCTGCCGACGATCGCGCGCGATCTGCACGCCGACGTCTCCGCTTCGATCTGGGTCGTCAACGGCTTTCAGCTGGCGGTCACGGCGACGCTGCTGGCGTTCGCCTCGCTCGGTCAGCTGCGCGGCGCGGCACGTATCTATCGTCTCGGCGTGGTCGTGTTCATGCTCGGCTCACTCGCCTCCGCGCTCTCGCACACGCTGCCGCTGCTGATCGCGGCACGTGCGTTCCAAGGCATCGGCGCGTCGGCGATCATGTCGATCTCGCCGGCGATCCTGCGCGAGATCTTCCCGCGCGCGCAGCTGGGCCGCGCGCTCGGTCTCAACGCGCTCGTCGTCGCGACCAGCTCGGCGGCCGGCCCGACGATCGGCGGCTTCATCCTGGCACTGGCGCCGTGGCCGTGGCTGTTCGCCGTCAACGTCCCGTTCGGCGTGCTCAACATCGCCCTCAACAGCGCGCTGCCCGGGGACGAGCGCGCGGGCGGCTGGCCCGATCTCGTCAGCGTGGTGACCAGCGCGCTCGCGTTCTCGCTGGCGATCTGGGGACTCGACGGCTTCGCACGCGCCGAGCCGCTGTGGGAGATCGCGGTCTGGATTGGCGCGGGCGTCGTCGCGGCGGTCGTCTTCGTGCGGCGGCAGTTCACGCTCGAGCGGCCGATGATCGCGCTGGACCTGTTCCGCATTCCACCGTTCGCGATGGCGGCCGCGACGTCGCTGGCGACGTTCACCGCGCAAGGCTTGGCCTACATCGCCCTGCCGTTCTTCTTCCAGGAGGCGTTGGGGCGCACGCCACTCGAGTCGGGCTTGCTGCTGACGGCGTGGCCGCTCTCGATCGCCGTCGTCGCGCCGATCGCGGGACGCCTTGCCGATCGCTATCCGGTCGGCATCCTCGCGACGCTGGGCTTGGCGGTGCTCACGGTGGGGCTCGGCTCGTACGCCGGCATGCCCGCGCATCCGTCGGCGGCGATGATCGTCGGCCACGGAGTCATCTGCGGTTTGGGCTTCGGTTTCTTCCAGTCGCCGAACAACCGCGAGCTGATCGGCAGCGCGCCGCGCAGCAAGAGCGCCAGCGCGTCGGGCCTGCTGGCCGCGATCCGCGTCGGCGGTCAGACCGTCGGAACGGCGCTGGTCGCGATCGTCTTCGGCCTGTTCGGCGCTTCGATCGCGCACGGCACGCCGACCGCGACGATCGTCGGCCGCGCGGCGCCGGTCGCGCTCTGGGTCGCCTGCGGTTGCGCGGGCATCGCGACCCTGGCCAGCGCGTTGCGCCTCTTCCAGCGGGGTACACACCCGGCATGA
- a CDS encoding Glu/Leu/Phe/Val dehydrogenase yields the protein MSTAVPGTTAVREVSVFGDAIAYFNEAAALLNLDPGMRAILTHPSRQIIFSIPFQRDSGQLEVYTGYRVQYNFARGPAKGGIRFHPGVTLDEVTALAFWMTWKCAVVDLPFGGGKGGVTCDPRTLSTSEIERITRRYAAELVEVIGPDKDVPAPDVNTTPQHMAWIMDTFSMHHRMNVPGVVTGKPLDIGGSRGRVEATGRGVSIVALDEMARLGIDPKGAKIVVQGFGNVGSIAAQMFADAGCTIVGISDVTGAYVNEKGVDVAGAIAYAQEHHSLDGYRGGERMSNQAMLEVPCDVLVPAALEKVLTVDNAARVKAKLIVEGANGPTTPEADHVFARNGITVIPDIVANAGGVTVSYFEWVQDRQGYFWKEAQVNERLRDQLLENFGVVREVAQTRGITYRTAAYMVAIDRVVRSLKARGVYA from the coding sequence ATGTCCACAGCCGTACCGGGTACTACCGCCGTTCGCGAGGTCAGCGTCTTCGGCGACGCGATCGCGTACTTCAACGAAGCGGCGGCGCTGCTCAACCTCGATCCCGGGATGCGCGCGATCCTCACCCACCCATCGCGCCAAATCATCTTCTCGATACCGTTCCAGCGCGACAGCGGCCAACTCGAGGTCTACACGGGTTACCGCGTGCAGTACAACTTCGCGCGCGGGCCGGCCAAGGGCGGGATCCGCTTCCATCCCGGCGTGACGCTCGACGAGGTCACCGCGTTGGCCTTCTGGATGACCTGGAAGTGCGCCGTCGTCGATCTGCCGTTCGGCGGCGGCAAAGGCGGCGTCACCTGTGACCCGCGCACGCTCTCGACCTCCGAGATCGAGCGCATCACGCGCCGCTACGCCGCTGAGCTGGTCGAAGTAATCGGTCCCGACAAAGACGTTCCGGCGCCCGACGTCAACACGACGCCGCAGCACATGGCGTGGATCATGGACACCTTCTCGATGCACCACCGCATGAACGTGCCGGGCGTGGTGACCGGCAAGCCGCTCGACATCGGCGGCTCGCGCGGTCGCGTCGAGGCGACCGGGCGCGGCGTGAGCATCGTCGCACTCGACGAGATGGCGCGTTTGGGGATCGATCCCAAGGGCGCGAAGATCGTGGTACAAGGCTTCGGCAACGTCGGCTCGATCGCGGCGCAGATGTTCGCCGACGCCGGCTGCACGATCGTGGGCATCAGCGACGTGACGGGCGCCTACGTCAACGAGAAGGGCGTCGACGTCGCCGGCGCGATCGCGTACGCGCAAGAGCACCACTCGCTGGACGGCTATCGCGGCGGCGAGCGGATGTCGAACCAAGCGATGCTCGAGGTGCCGTGCGATGTGCTCGTGCCGGCCGCGCTCGAGAAGGTGCTGACCGTCGACAACGCCGCGCGCGTCAAGGCGAAGCTGATCGTCGAGGGTGCCAACGGGCCGACGACGCCCGAAGCCGACCACGTCTTCGCCCGCAACGGCATCACCGTCATCCCCGACATCGTGGCCAACGCCGGCGGCGTGACCGTGTCGTACTTCGAGTGGGTTCAAGACCGCCAGGGCTACTTCTGGAAAGAGGCCCAGGTCAACGAACGGCTGCGCGACCAGCTGCTCGAGAACTTCGGCGTCGTGCGCGAGGTCGCGCAGACACGGGGCATCACGTATCGCACCGCGGCGTACATGGTCGCGATCGATCGCGTCGTGCGCTCGCTCAAAGCGCGCGGCGTGTACGCCTAA
- the lipA gene encoding lipoyl synthase, which produces MTTIDLIDPQPPRRKPEWLKVKLPHGETYEHVLDEVKRLDLHTVCQEARCPNIGECWGAGTATIMILGDTCTRGCHFCNVKTGSPKGEVDWLEPKRVAEAVAELGWQYLVLTAVDRDDLADGGAAIFASTVRMIHKKAPDAKVECLTGDFAGDLAALDVVLDAQPEVLAHNLETVERLQSSVRDRRAAYRQSLAVLAHAKRSGKVTYTKTSLMLGLGETEDEIAQAMDDARAVGVDIFTMGQYLQPTKRHLDVVEFLTPEKFARLKALGESKGFVQVVSSPLSRSSYHAEQAFV; this is translated from the coding sequence ATGACCACCATCGACCTGATCGACCCGCAACCGCCTCGCCGCAAGCCCGAGTGGCTCAAGGTGAAGCTCCCGCACGGCGAGACCTACGAGCATGTGCTCGACGAGGTCAAGCGGCTCGACCTGCACACCGTCTGCCAGGAAGCGCGCTGCCCGAACATCGGCGAGTGCTGGGGCGCCGGCACGGCGACGATCATGATCCTGGGTGACACCTGCACGCGCGGCTGCCACTTCTGCAACGTCAAGACCGGCTCACCGAAGGGCGAAGTCGATTGGCTCGAGCCCAAGCGCGTCGCCGAAGCGGTCGCCGAGCTGGGCTGGCAGTATTTGGTGCTGACGGCCGTCGACCGCGACGATCTGGCCGACGGCGGCGCCGCGATCTTCGCCAGCACCGTGCGCATGATCCACAAGAAGGCGCCGGATGCGAAGGTCGAGTGCCTGACCGGCGATTTCGCCGGCGACCTCGCGGCGCTCGACGTCGTGCTCGACGCACAGCCCGAAGTGCTGGCGCACAACCTCGAGACGGTCGAGCGGCTGCAGAGCAGCGTGCGCGACCGGCGCGCCGCCTACCGCCAGTCGTTGGCCGTGCTCGCGCACGCGAAGCGATCCGGCAAGGTCACCTACACCAAGACCTCGCTGATGCTCGGCCTGGGTGAGACCGAAGACGAGATCGCGCAGGCGATGGACGACGCACGCGCCGTCGGCGTCGACATCTTCACCATGGGTCAGTACCTGCAGCCCACCAAGCGTCACCTCGACGTGGTCGAGTTCCTCACGCCGGAGAAGTTCGCGCGCCTCAAGGCGCTGGGCGAGAGCAAAGGCTTCGTGCAAGTCGTCTCCTCGCCGCTCTCGCGCAGCTCGTACCACGCCGAACAAGCCTTCGTCTGA
- the lipB gene encoding lipoyl(octanoyl) transferase LipB encodes MAARARLLDLGRREYRPVLELQRALHAAVSAGHEPDTWLVVEHEPTVTLGRNAKESNLLLARPLLEARGVAVVPVERGGDVTYHGPGQVVVYPIRRLARFREVVPVVNAIETAVISTLRRFGIVAQRRAEHRGVYVGDEAICAVGLAVRGMTSLHGLALNADTALDYDRLITPCGTPQFGITSISAQLGREVTWAQARDVLIEELAGAFAVEFERETLAPGAPLPLPANPVVAIA; translated from the coding sequence ATGGCGGCGCGCGCACGGCTCCTCGATCTCGGCCGCCGGGAATACCGCCCGGTGCTGGAGCTGCAGCGCGCACTGCATGCCGCCGTCAGCGCCGGCCACGAACCGGACACGTGGCTGGTCGTCGAGCACGAGCCGACGGTCACGCTCGGCCGCAACGCCAAGGAGTCGAACCTGCTGCTCGCGCGGCCGCTGCTCGAAGCCCGCGGCGTGGCGGTCGTCCCGGTCGAACGGGGCGGAGACGTCACCTATCACGGGCCGGGTCAAGTGGTCGTCTACCCGATCCGCCGGCTGGCGCGCTTTCGTGAGGTCGTGCCGGTCGTCAACGCGATCGAAACCGCCGTCATCTCGACGCTGCGCCGTTTCGGCATCGTCGCGCAGCGGCGCGCCGAGCATCGCGGCGTGTACGTCGGCGACGAGGCGATCTGCGCGGTCGGGCTCGCGGTGCGCGGCATGACCTCGCTGCACGGCTTGGCCCTCAACGCCGACACCGCGCTCGACTACGACCGCCTCATCACGCCGTGCGGAACGCCGCAGTTCGGGATCACCTCGATCTCGGCGCAGCTCGGCCGCGAGGTGACGTGGGCGCAAGCGCGCGACGTGCTGATCGAGGAGCTGGCCGGCGCGTTCGCCGTCGAGTTCGAGCGCGAGACGCTCGCGCCGGGGGCGCCGCTGCCCTTGCCGGCGAATCCCGTGGTCGCGATAGCATGA
- the treY gene encoding malto-oligosyltrehalose synthase, which translates to MRPRATYRLQFHAGFRFADATALVPYLARLGISHVYASPYLKARAGSTHGYDIVDHAQLNPEIGTPEEFDAFVVALRAHGMGHILDFVPNHMGVGGCDNGWWLDLLTWGPDSHYADYFDVDWEPLRRQLRGKVMLPFLGSRYGDVLDAGELRWDYAEGRFALRYYEHCFPLTPPSYALVLEGAQPKDLGAFARLFAALDDIPDHVERRDAAASLQHLLDQTQGAAARVLAERLDAARASDEGKALIERVLEVQHWRPTSWRVAGEEINYRRFFDINGLAALRMEHAATFADAHALVFALIERGALDGLRIDHVDGLFDPLGYCDLLHSRAELLGQPMYLVVEKILAAHEELRARWHVDGTTGYKFMNAVTSLFVDGRNEAAFTRVYERFTGDRASFDEVALAAKRLILVTALAGERNVLALRLDRIAQRDPRTRDFTLGALTRALFNTIVAFPVYRTYVRGDEVTDEDRNHVTWAIGRAASFDISRERDVYAFLQRVLLLETDDPDMRLRYLDFAMRFQQLTSPVAAKGVEDTAFYRSLRLVALNEVGGDPGRFGTPPAEFHRQNARRAVHRPHAMLATATHDAKRGEDVRARLAVLSEMPTAWRASIARWSRLNRRHRTTTPTGHLPAERAEYLLYQTIVGAWPIELLDGDLDPAALGTFADRVAAYCVKAAREAKQETSWANPDEAYEAALDRLVRGVLDPARSPAFLDAVRTFVGDLAPASLSNSLAQTLLRLTSPGMPDTYQGAESWDLSLVDPDNRRPVDFATRERALRAMDDALARGTPRRDLAVDLLRSWPDGRVKLYLVATVLRHVAANPDWPERGYTALNAIGAAADHVVAFRRGDAVVVATRLPYTLAGSTIPLAETWSDTTIALGDDAPPRYRDILTGDAIVTEEEASERRVSLAKALRSLPVALLVPSPR; encoded by the coding sequence GTGAGGCCGCGCGCCACCTACCGGCTGCAGTTCCACGCCGGCTTTCGTTTCGCAGACGCCACGGCGCTGGTCCCGTACCTCGCCCGCCTGGGGATCAGTCACGTCTACGCTTCGCCCTACCTGAAGGCGCGCGCGGGCTCGACGCACGGCTACGACATCGTCGACCACGCGCAGCTCAATCCGGAGATCGGGACGCCGGAAGAGTTCGACGCCTTCGTCGTCGCGCTGCGCGCGCACGGCATGGGACACATCCTCGACTTCGTCCCCAACCACATGGGCGTCGGCGGCTGCGACAACGGCTGGTGGCTCGACCTGTTGACGTGGGGACCGGACTCGCACTATGCCGACTATTTCGACGTCGACTGGGAACCGCTGCGCCGACAGCTGCGCGGCAAGGTCATGCTGCCGTTCTTGGGCAGCCGCTACGGCGACGTGCTCGACGCCGGCGAGCTGCGCTGGGACTACGCCGAGGGCCGCTTCGCGCTGCGCTACTACGAGCACTGCTTTCCGCTCACGCCGCCGAGTTACGCCCTGGTGCTCGAGGGGGCGCAGCCGAAGGACCTGGGCGCGTTCGCGCGGCTGTTCGCCGCGCTCGACGACATCCCCGACCACGTCGAGCGGCGCGACGCCGCCGCCTCGCTGCAGCACTTGCTCGACCAGACGCAAGGCGCCGCGGCGCGCGTGCTGGCCGAGCGGCTCGACGCGGCTCGCGCGAGCGACGAGGGGAAAGCGCTGATCGAGCGTGTCCTCGAGGTGCAGCACTGGCGCCCGACCTCCTGGCGCGTCGCCGGCGAGGAGATCAACTACCGCCGCTTCTTCGACATCAACGGTCTCGCCGCGCTGCGCATGGAACACGCCGCGACCTTCGCCGACGCGCACGCGTTGGTCTTCGCGCTCATCGAGCGCGGCGCGCTCGACGGGTTGCGGATCGACCACGTCGACGGCTTGTTCGACCCGCTCGGCTACTGCGATCTGCTGCACTCGCGCGCCGAGCTGCTCGGTCAGCCGATGTACCTGGTGGTCGAGAAGATCCTCGCAGCCCACGAGGAGCTGCGCGCCCGCTGGCATGTCGACGGCACCACCGGCTACAAATTCATGAACGCCGTCACCAGCTTGTTCGTCGACGGTCGCAACGAGGCGGCGTTCACCCGCGTCTACGAGCGCTTCACCGGCGATCGCGCGTCGTTCGACGAGGTCGCGCTGGCGGCCAAGCGGCTGATCCTGGTAACGGCGCTGGCCGGCGAGCGCAACGTGCTCGCGCTGCGCCTCGACCGCATTGCGCAGCGGGATCCCCGGACCCGCGACTTCACCTTGGGCGCGCTCACGCGCGCGCTGTTCAACACGATCGTCGCCTTTCCGGTCTACCGCACCTACGTGCGCGGCGACGAGGTGACCGACGAGGACCGCAACCACGTCACGTGGGCGATCGGCCGCGCCGCGAGCTTCGACATCTCGCGCGAACGGGACGTCTACGCGTTCCTGCAGCGCGTGCTGCTGCTGGAGACCGACGACCCCGACATGCGTCTGCGTTACCTCGACTTCGCGATGCGCTTCCAGCAACTGACCTCGCCGGTCGCCGCCAAGGGCGTCGAGGACACGGCGTTCTATCGGTCACTGCGACTGGTCGCGTTGAACGAGGTCGGCGGCGACCCCGGGCGCTTCGGCACGCCGCCGGCCGAGTTCCACCGCCAGAACGCCCGCCGCGCCGTCCACCGTCCGCACGCGATGCTCGCCACCGCGACGCACGATGCCAAGCGCGGCGAAGACGTGCGCGCGCGGCTCGCCGTCCTCTCCGAGATGCCGACGGCGTGGCGCGCCTCGATCGCCCGCTGGTCGCGCCTGAACCGCCGCCATCGCACGACGACGCCGACGGGTCATCTGCCCGCGGAACGCGCCGAGTACCTGCTCTACCAGACGATCGTCGGTGCGTGGCCGATCGAACTGCTGGACGGCGACCTCGATCCGGCTGCGCTGGGGACGTTTGCCGACCGGGTCGCGGCGTACTGCGTCAAAGCGGCGCGCGAAGCCAAGCAAGAGACGAGCTGGGCGAATCCCGACGAGGCCTACGAAGCCGCGCTCGACCGCCTGGTGCGCGGCGTGCTGGACCCTGCACGTTCGCCCGCCTTTCTCGACGCCGTGCGCACGTTCGTCGGCGACCTCGCGCCCGCATCGCTCTCCAACTCGCTCGCGCAGACGCTGCTCCGGTTGACGTCTCCCGGGATGCCCGACACCTATCAGGGCGCCGAGTCGTGGGACCTCTCGCTGGTCGACCCCGACAATCGACGACCGGTCGACTTCGCGACGCGCGAGCGTGCCCTGCGAGCGATGGACGACGCGCTCGCGCGCGGCACGCCGCGCCGGGACCTCGCCGTCGACCTTTTGCGCTCCTGGCCCGACGGTCGGGTCAAGCTGTACCTCGTGGCGACGGTATTGCGGCACGTCGCGGCCAACCCCGACTGGCCCGAGCGCGGCTACACGGCGCTCAACGCGATCGGCGCGGCGGCGGACCACGTCGTCGCCTTTCGGCGCGGCGACGCCGTCGTCGTCGCGACGCGCTTGCCGTACACCCTCGCCGGCAGCACGATCCCGCTCGCCGAGACCTGGAGCGACACGACGATCGCGCTCGGCGACGACGCGCCGCCGCGCTATCGCGACATCCTCACCGGGGACGCGATCGTGACCGAGGAAGAAGCGTCCGAGCGCCGCGTCTCGCTTGCGAAGGCGCTGCGATCGCTGCCGGTCGCCTTGCTGGTTCCGTCCCCCCGATGA